The genomic interval ACAGGTCGGCCTTTGTCCCGACCAGATTGTAGGGCGTCGCCGGGCTCACTCCCGCTCGCTTGGCGAGCTGAATCATCGAAAACCCGGCACCGCCGGATTCGCGGATCAAGGCGTGCGCGGCTGTCACCAACCCGCGCCGCCGGGATTCCAGAGTGCTCGTCGATAGCGTCATCTCAGGCCGTATCTGCTGGGATATTCTCGTAATAGGGGATCAACACGTCGTTGCTGCCTTCCTGAACCTGACCGAGCATCGCCACCGTCACAGGATGCACCACGTCAGCATCCGTCATCACCTCGATAAACGCCGGGCCGCCACTGGCGAAAGCGCGTCCCAGAGCCGGCGCGATGTCGGCAAACCGGGTCACACGCTCGGCATGACAGCCGAAAGCCTGGGCGATGTTGGCAAAGTGCGTCCCGCCCAGCTTCGAGATCACATGATAGTTGCTGCCGAACATGATTTGCTGCCCGTGGATCGACATTCCCCAGACTTCATTGTTGAGAACCACGGTGACGATCGGCAAGCGGTGCCGCACCATGGTGTCGAGTTCCTGCAGGTGGAAGCCGAGCGCGCCGTCGCCGGTCAGATGGATCACACGCCGCTCCGGAGCGGCGAGCTGGGCGCCGATCGCGAACCCCGGTCCGATCCCCAGGCAGCCGAGATAGCCGTGACTGAGCAGCGCTCCCGGGCGGTCGACGACCGCTGCAGCTGCGCCCCATGACGCCGCTTCCCCGCCATCGAACACATAGGTCGCCTCCGGCCCTGCCGCGTCAGCCACGGCGCGGGCCGCGTGATACGGATGGATGCCTCGTGTCGTTTCCTGTTCTGGAAACATCGTTGCGAACAGCCCGGTTGCCGAGACGGCCTGCGCTCGCCAAGCCTCCATTTCCTTGAACTGGGCGTCTTTCACGGCAGCGTCGAGCGCGCGCGTTGCCTCGGTGCAGTCCGCCAGGATGGCCAGATCGACGTCGCGGATCCGGCCCATCTCGGCCGCATCGCCGTGGATCTGCACCAGCGTTGCGCCGTGCGGCACCAGCACGCCCGAACGCCCGCCAAGCAGCAGGCCGAGCTTGCCGCCCAGCAGGATGACCAGATCCGGCCGTTCGATCCCCAGCATCGGCAGTAAGGCGAGGTTGCCGGCGGCACCGCCATTGCAGAGGTGGCCCGGCGGCAGGATGCCTGACGCAAGTGACTTGGTGAACACCGGAAGTGGCACTCTGGCACACAATGCCCGCAGCGCCTCCGCGGTTTCGCGATTAGCTGCGCCATTGCCGGCGATCAGCACGGGACGCTTGGCCGCCTGCAGCAGTTCAGCCAATCGCGCAACCTCAGCCGGGGCAGGCGCGGGGCGCGGATTGACGCCGACACCGGCCGGTGGAGTGGCACGCCCAGCCGCGACGCTCATGTGCAACACGTCGATCGGTACTTCGAGCAGAACGGCGCCGCGCGGCAGTGTCATCGCCTTGCGGATCGCCATCGCGGTGAGATCGGCGATCCGCTCCGTGCTGGGAATCGAGAACGCCCATTTTACGGCCGGCCTCGCAATCGCGACCTGATCGATCCCGCCCTGAAGCGGATTGGTTTCGATCTCGCGCAGCGGCGGCGCACCGACGATGAACAGGACCGGTGAACCATCGAGCTGCGCATTGGTCATCGCCGACAGCGCGTTGGTGAAGCCGGGCCCGGCTGTGACGATGCAGACCCCGAGCTTGCCGGTCGCACGCGCATACGCATCGGCAGCGTGGCCGGCCGACGACTCGTGACGGAAATCGATCAGGGCGATGTCTTCCTCGATGCATCCCTTGAGCAGCGCTTCGAGATGTCCGCCGTGCAGCGCAAACGCCTGGCTGACCCCAGCGGCCTTCAGCGTCTTTGCCAGTAATTGTCCGCCGACCAGGCGATCCTGTTCTGCCATCTCATTCCTCCCTGTTGCAGCGTCTGCCGCGCTGTTATTATAGTCCACTATAATTATAAGCATCGAACAGGGAGGACAAGAGGATGAATGAGCGCACGCGCTTTGGCGGCAAAGCCGCGGTGATCACAGGTGGAGCATCCGGCATCGGCGCGGCGACCGCGCGGCTCCTTCATGCCGAAGGCGCGAGCGTGGTGATCGGCGACCTCGATGCGGCGGCGGGTAATGCCTTGGTGGCTGAACTCGGCGCCGAGCGCACACGGTTCATCACCACCGACGTGTCCGATTTCGCATCGGTGACTGCACTGATCGACGGTGCGGTAGCGGCCTTCAGGCGGATCGATGTGCTGGTCAACAACGCTGGGATTGGCAGCCTGTCATCGATTGCTGCACTGCCGGTCGAAGACTGGAAGAAGGTGCTCGCGATCAATCTCGACGGCGTGTTCTTCGGCTGCAAGGCGGCGCTTCCGGTGATGGTGGCCCAGCGGGCAGGGGCCATCGTCAACACCGCCTCGGCTTCGGGCCTCGCCGGCGACTTCGGATTCGCGGCTTACAACGCTGCGAAGGCCGGCGTCATCAATTTCACCCGCACCGCAGCAATCGATCATGCGCGTGATGGAATACGGGTCAATGCGGTGTGCCCTGGTCCGGTCGACACGCCGATCCTCGCAGGCGTTCAGGGTATCCCGGGTCTGCGCGCCGATTGGGAAGATCGTGTGCCGATAGGGCGGTTCGCGAGCCCAGCGGAGATCGCGCAAGTCATCGCCTTCCTCGCCTCCGATGCCGCGTCATATGTCACCGGCGTTGCCATGCCGGTCGATGGCGGACTGACCGCGCACACTGGGCAACCCAATCTGCCGCGCGTCATGAACGCTCTGGCGGGAGGTGTGCAATGAAGGCTGTCGTCAGGCGTGCCGGCCAGCTGGTCGACACAGACATCGCCGAAGTCACACCGGGCGACGGCCAGGTGTTGGTGAAGACGCTGGTTTGCGGGATTTGCGGATCGGATCTTCACGCGCTTCATCATCTCGATCACATGATCGCGCTCACCCGCCGCGCCGGCGGGCGACCCAGCCTCGACCCATCCCAGGACGTCGTGTTCGGCCATGAGTTCTGCGCCGAAGTGATCGATCACGGTCCTGGCTGCAACAAAACCCTTGCTCCGGGCACCAAGGTGGTTTCGGTGCCGGCCGCATTCGGCCCGGCGGGCAGCGAACTCGTCGGCTACTCGAACCGCTTTCCCGGCGGCTTTGCCGAACGAATGGTGCTGCAAGAGGCGCTGCTGCTCGAGGTGCCGAATGGGCTTGACGACGTGCGCGCTGCGCTCACCGAGCCGATGGCGGTCGGCGCACATGCCGTTGCCAGTGCTCCGCTGACACCGCGCAGCGTGGCCTTGGTGATCGGCTGCGGACCGGTCGGTCTGTCGGTGATCGCCGCGCTCAAGGCGCGGGGGATTGGTCCGGTCATCGCCAGCGACTTCTCACCGCATCGCCGCGCCGCCGCCGTGGCGCTCGGTGCCGATGTGGTGATCGATCCAGGCGAGCACTCGCCACACGATCGCTGGGAGGCTCTCGACGTTCCCGCGACCTTGGCGAGCTTCGGCGCCGCGACGCTGCAGGGCCGCACGATCCGCGATGCCGTGGTGTTCGAATGCGTGGGCGTGCCGGGTATGCTGCAGCAGCTGATCGAGAAATCCCCGCCGACGGCGACCATCATCGTGGTCGGCGTCTGCATGGAAAGCGATACGATCGAGCCGTCGCTGGCGATCAACAAACAGCTCTCGTTGCGGTTCGTGTTCGGCTACAGCCCCGCCGAATTCGCCGACACGCTGCACGCGATCGCGGAGGGACACTGCGACGTCTCTCCCCTGATCTCGGGGACAGTCGGACGCGGGGGCGTGGCTGCTGCCTTTTCGACGCTGTCGAAGGCGGACGCCTGCATCAAACTCCTGGTCGATCCCGGCCGGGCTTAGTCTCTGAGAGCCTGATCGGAAATGCGGGCAGCAAATTCAACAGCTTTCCTAAGCCGTTCAATTGACGATTAGTTTTGTCATGGCCGGGCTCGTCCCGGCCATCCACGCCTTGCTTGCTGTTTTCGCTGCAAGACGTGGATGCCCGGCACAAGGCCGGGCATGACGGGTTGAAACGAAAGTGCTTGATTTCATTGCCCGCATTTCAAGTCAGGCTCTGAGGGGCCTTGGTCAGTCCGTTCTTCGAATGGATCTGCGTCACGGTCCTCGGGGCCGCCAAGTTACGGCGGCTGCGGCGACTTCGATCGCGGCAACGAATGCCGTCATGAAGAGTTGCTATCGCCGCTTCTCGCTCCACGCGCTGATTACGGGCGACAGGAACGCCAGCGGCCAGATGAATTTCGGCCAGTGCGGTTCGACCAGACAGACCAATGTCGCGAAGCTGAACAGCACAAACGAAAATGCCGGCGTCGCCAGCTTCAGCCAGTCGCCGCGCGGCGCGACCGCCATGGCCCAGAGCGCGGTGTTGAACAGCGCGATCAGCCACAGGTTGAAGCCGTACAGCGTGGTGACGTTGGGCGAGTCGTAGTTGTTGCCGTAAAGGCCGCAGGTCACCGGCAGCAGGATGATCGACAACAGGAAGAACAGATTGCCGATCACCTCGCTGCGGCCGGCGTGAGTGGTGTAGGCCAGCCGCTGCTGGTGGCTGTACCAGAACATCCCGGCGACGATGAAGCTGAGCAGCAGCGTCGAGACAAAGGCACCGTAGACGTGCCAGATCTCGTGCCACTGCGGATCGCCGCCGGCGAACTTCTCGCGCGGCGCCTGGTAGGCGAGCAGCGTCATCGCGACGCCGAACACGGTGTTGCTGAGCGCTTCCAGCCGCCGCAGTTCGAAATGGCCGCTACTCATCGCCGGCTCCTCGACGACGCTGCTCCAGTGTTTTCCCGGTTAGCCGCCGAGCGCCTGGTCGAGATCGGCGATCAGGTCATCCTTGTCCTCGATGCCGATCGACACCCGCACCATGTTGGGCGCGGCACCAGCCGCGGTCTTCTGGGCGTCGTCGAGCTGGCTGTGGGTGGTCGAGGCCGGGTGGATGATCAGCGACCGGGTGTCGCCGACATTGGCCAGATGCGAGAACAGCTTCAGATTGGCGACGAGATCGACGCCGGCCTGGTAGCCGCCCTTGAGGCTGAAGGTGAACACTGCGCCGGCGCCCTTCGGCGCGTATTTGCGGGCGAGGGCGGCGTATTTGCTGGAGGCGAGGCCGGAGTAGTTGACCTCATCGACCGCCTTGTGGGTGGAGAGAAATTCGGCGATCGCCTTGGCGTTTTCGCAGTGCTTCTGCATCCGCAGTGGCAGCGTCTCGATGCCGGTCAGCAGCATGAAGGCATTGAACGGCGACAGCGCCGGACCGAGATCGCGCAGGCCGAGCACGCGGCAGGCGATCGCGAACGAGAAGTTGCCGAACGTCTCCTGGATCTTCAGGCCGTGATATTCGGGCCGCGGCTCGCTCAGCATCGGATACTTGCCGTCCTTCGACCAATCGAAGGTGCCGGCATCGACGATGATGCCGCCGAGCGAGTTGCCGTGGCCGCCGAGGAACTTGGTGAGCGAATGCACCACGATGTCCGCGCCATGGTCGATCGGGCGGATCAAATAGGGCGTCGCCAGCGTATTGTCGACGATCAGCGGCACGCCGGCATTGCGCGCGACTTCCGCAATCGCCTCGATGTCGGTGATGCTGCCGCCCGGATTGGCGATCGACTCGATGAAGATCGCCTTGGTCTTCGGCGACACTGCGCGCTGGAAGCTGGCGACATCGTCGGTGTCGGCCCACACCACGTTCCAGCCGAAGCTCTTGAAGGCGTGGGTGAACTGATTGATCGACCCGCCATAGAGTTTTCGCGCGGCGATAAATTCATCGCCGGGCTGCATCAACTGCTGCAAGGCAACCAACTGCGCGGCGTGGCCCGACGCCGTGGCGAGCGCGGCGGTGCCGCCTTCCAGCGCGGCGACGCGCTCTTCGAGCACCGAGGTCGTCGGGTTGGTGATGCGGGTGTAGATGTTGCCGAACGCCTGCAGGCCGAACAACGAGGCGGCGTGGTCGGCATCGTTGAACACGTAAGACGTGGTCTGATAGATCGGCGTCGCGCGCGCACCGGTGGTGGGATCGGGCTGGGCGCCGGCATGGACCGCGAGTGTCGCGAATCCCGGGTTGCGTTCGGTCATGGTCGATCCCTCCGTACTCTGGCTGATGGTTGAGCTATCTGATCGGAACCCCGGATCAGGTCAAGCGCGGGCGGGCAGCCGCGCTGCGGCGTTCAGCCCGCCTCGTTGCGGCTTTTCACGGCGCGGTCGGACGCGGCGGTATTGGCACCGGCGACGCTCTGACGATCGAGCGACAGCCGCATTCCCTTAACCGGAATCGGCGCGCGCTTGGCGCTGAGGGTGCGCGAATTCACCCCCATCCAGGAAATCTCCGACGACAGCCGGCCGTATTCGATCTTCGGGCAGCGATCCATCACCACCTTGAGGCCGGCGGCCTCGGCCTTTGCGGCGGCTTCGTCGTTGCGCACCCCGATCTGCATCCAGATCACTTTCGGCAGCGGCGACAGCGACAGCACCTCGTCGACGACCGGCATCACATGCGCGGAGCCGCGGAACACGTCGACCATGTCGATTGGCCGGTCGATGTCCTTCAGTGACGCCACGAACGGCTTGCCGAGCAGGCTCTTGCCGACCTGTCCGGGGTTGATCGGAATGACGTCGTAGCCGCGCTCGGTGAGATATTTGAACACGAAGTAGCTCGGCCGCACGTTGAGCGGCGATGCCCCGACCATCGCAATCGTCTTCACACCATTCAGGATCGCGCGGATGTCGTTGTCGGGGTAGCTGTCGTGGTTCATCTTACAAGTCCGTCATTGCGAGGAGCGAAGCGACGAAGCAATCCAGCTTCCGGTGCTTGGCCCTGGATTGCTTCGCTTCGCTCGCAATGACGGGGCATGGTCGAAAGAGCTAATCAACGATCCTTCCATTCCGGCGGGCGCTTTTCCAGGAAGGCGCAAATGCCTTCTTCGGCATCGGCGGCCATCATATTCTCGGCCATCACCTGGGAGGCGTAGTGATAGGCGTCGGCCAAGTTGAGCTCGGCCTGGCGGTAGAACGCTTCCTTGCCGATCTTGATGGTGTGGGCCGACTTGCCGGCGATCTGCTCGGCGAGCGCCACTGCTGCGGCGCGCTCGGTGCCGTGCGGCACCACGCGATTGATCAGGCCGATCTGCCGGGCCTCTTCGGCGCCGACCGGCTCGCCGGTCAGCAGCATGTGCATCGCATTCTTGCGCGGCACGTTGCGGGACAGCGCCACCATCGGGGTGGAGCAGAACAGTCCGATATCGACGCCGGGCGTCGCGAAGGTCGCCTGCTCGGACGCGATGGCGAGATCGCAGCTCGCGACCAGCTGACAGCCCGCCGCGGTGGCGACGCCTTGCACCGCTGCGATCACAGGCTTGGGCAGCTTGACGATCGCCTGCATCATCGCGCTGCAGGCGGTCATGATCCGGGTGAAGCTGGCACGGCCGCGATCGGCGTCGTTGCGATGCGCGGTCAGCTCCTTGAGGTCGTGGCCGGCGCAGAACGCGGGTCCATTGGCGGCGATCACCACGACACGCACGCCGTCATCGCGGCCGATCAGATCCAGCGCCGCGTGCAGATCGTCGATCATCTCCAGCGACAGGCTGTTGCGCGCCGCAGGGCGGTTCAACGTCAGCACTGCAACACCGCCGTCGACGGTCTCACGCAACAGAATCGGTGAAGGCTGGGTCGCAGCGAAAGCGGGCAACACGGTCATGGCGACGTCCGGGAACAAAATGAAGCGCTGGGAACGAGCGTCACCTTATTGTAACAAGCCGAACGAAGCGAGAGCAGGGGCGGGAACGACATGACACATGCGAGGATGGGCGTAGCCGAACTCGAAGAATTTCTGCAGCGCGAGTTCCCGCAGGCGTTCAGCCACGGTGACATTTCGATCGAGACCGCCGATGGTCGCACATCTCTATTACGGCAGCGCTACAGCGACCGGATGTTGCGCCCCGGGGGCACCGTTTCGGGGCCGACCCTGATGGCTCTGGCGGATTTTGCCATGTACGTCGTGCTGCTGTCGGCGATCGGTCCCGTCGCGCTCGCCGTCACCACCAATCTCAACATCAACTTCCTGCGGAAGGGCCAGCCCGGCCAGGACGTCGTGGCGGTCGCCAAGCTGTTGAAGCTCGGCCGGCGGCTGGCGGTCGGGGAGGTGACGCTGCTGTCCGGCACCTCGCCGGATCCGATCGCCCATGTGACGTCGACCTATTCCATTCCAGTCGCTTGATGTTTTAGAAGGTATTATTGCACCTTATTTGTAACCATCTGGTTTAACAAGCGAAATTCAGACCGAGAGGGATTGACGCGAAAGCGGTGCTTCTCTACAAGCGCCCGCAGTCCGGTGCTTCGTGCACCGAATTCCCCCTGTCATGGATCATTCTCATGAAGACGTTTTCGGCCAAGCCCGCCGAAGTCACGAAGAAGTGGGTCATTATTGACGCCACCGGTCTCGTGGTCGGCCGGCTCGCCACGCTGGTCGCGATGCGCCTGCGCGGCAAGCACCTCCCGACCTACACCCCGCACGTCGACTGCGGCGACAATGTCATCATCATCAACGCCTCGAAGGTGGTGCTGACCGGTCGCAAGCGCGACAACAAGGTTTACTACCATCACACCGGCTTCATCGGCGGCATCAAGGAGCGCTCTGCGAAGGCGATCCTCGAAGGTCGTTTCCCGGAGCGCGTGGTTGAGAAGGCGATTGAGCGCATGATCCCGCGCGGTCCGCTCGGCCGCGTCCAGATGGGCAACCTGCGCGTCTATCCCGGCGCCGAACACCCGCACGAAGCTCAGCAGCCCGAGAAGCTCGACATCGGTGCGATGAACCGCAAGAACATGAGGGCCGCATAAGATGTCCGAGACCATGCAGTCTCTCGACCAGCTCGCCGCGCTGAAGACCACCGTCGCTGCCGCGGACGCGCCGACCTACACCAAGAAGGTCGACAAGTTCGGTCGCGCCTA from Rhodopseudomonas palustris carries:
- a CDS encoding zinc-binding dehydrogenase, which translates into the protein MKAVVRRAGQLVDTDIAEVTPGDGQVLVKTLVCGICGSDLHALHHLDHMIALTRRAGGRPSLDPSQDVVFGHEFCAEVIDHGPGCNKTLAPGTKVVSVPAAFGPAGSELVGYSNRFPGGFAERMVLQEALLLEVPNGLDDVRAALTEPMAVGAHAVASAPLTPRSVALVIGCGPVGLSVIAALKARGIGPVIASDFSPHRRAAAVALGADVVIDPGEHSPHDRWEALDVPATLASFGAATLQGRTIRDAVVFECVGVPGMLQQLIEKSPPTATIIVVGVCMESDTIEPSLAINKQLSLRFVFGYSPAEFADTLHAIAEGHCDVSPLISGTVGRGGVAAAFSTLSKADACIKLLVDPGRA
- a CDS encoding CoA-binding protein, producing MNHDSYPDNDIRAILNGVKTIAMVGASPLNVRPSYFVFKYLTERGYDVIPINPGQVGKSLLGKPFVASLKDIDRPIDMVDVFRGSAHVMPVVDEVLSLSPLPKVIWMQIGVRNDEAAAKAEAAGLKVVMDRCPKIEYGRLSSEISWMGVNSRTLSAKRAPIPVKGMRLSLDRQSVAGANTAASDRAVKSRNEAG
- a CDS encoding thiamine pyrophosphate-binding protein yields the protein MAEQDRLVGGQLLAKTLKAAGVSQAFALHGGHLEALLKGCIEEDIALIDFRHESSAGHAADAYARATGKLGVCIVTAGPGFTNALSAMTNAQLDGSPVLFIVGAPPLREIETNPLQGGIDQVAIARPAVKWAFSIPSTERIADLTAMAIRKAMTLPRGAVLLEVPIDVLHMSVAAGRATPPAGVGVNPRPAPAPAEVARLAELLQAAKRPVLIAGNGAANRETAEALRALCARVPLPVFTKSLASGILPPGHLCNGGAAGNLALLPMLGIERPDLVILLGGKLGLLLGGRSGVLVPHGATLVQIHGDAAEMGRIRDVDLAILADCTEATRALDAAVKDAQFKEMEAWRAQAVSATGLFATMFPEQETTRGIHPYHAARAVADAAGPEATYVFDGGEAASWGAAAAVVDRPGALLSHGYLGCLGIGPGFAIGAQLAAPERRVIHLTGDGALGFHLQELDTMVRHRLPIVTVVLNNEVWGMSIHGQQIMFGSNYHVISKLGGTHFANIAQAFGCHAERVTRFADIAPALGRAFASGGPAFIEVMTDADVVHPVTVAMLGQVQEGSNDVLIPYYENIPADTA
- a CDS encoding enoyl-CoA hydratase, yielding MTVLPAFAATQPSPILLRETVDGGVAVLTLNRPAARNSLSLEMIDDLHAALDLIGRDDGVRVVVIAANGPAFCAGHDLKELTAHRNDADRGRASFTRIMTACSAMMQAIVKLPKPVIAAVQGVATAAGCQLVASCDLAIASEQATFATPGVDIGLFCSTPMVALSRNVPRKNAMHMLLTGEPVGAEEARQIGLINRVVPHGTERAAAVALAEQIAGKSAHTIKIGKEAFYRQAELNLADAYHYASQVMAENMMAADAEEGICAFLEKRPPEWKDR
- a CDS encoding O-acetylhomoserine aminocarboxypropyltransferase; translated protein: MTERNPGFATLAVHAGAQPDPTTGARATPIYQTTSYVFNDADHAASLFGLQAFGNIYTRITNPTTSVLEERVAALEGGTAALATASGHAAQLVALQQLMQPGDEFIAARKLYGGSINQFTHAFKSFGWNVVWADTDDVASFQRAVSPKTKAIFIESIANPGGSITDIEAIAEVARNAGVPLIVDNTLATPYLIRPIDHGADIVVHSLTKFLGGHGNSLGGIIVDAGTFDWSKDGKYPMLSEPRPEYHGLKIQETFGNFSFAIACRVLGLRDLGPALSPFNAFMLLTGIETLPLRMQKHCENAKAIAEFLSTHKAVDEVNYSGLASSKYAALARKYAPKGAGAVFTFSLKGGYQAGVDLVANLKLFSHLANVGDTRSLIIHPASTTHSQLDDAQKTAAGAAPNMVRVSIGIEDKDDLIADLDQALGG
- a CDS encoding PaaI family thioesterase, coding for MTHARMGVAELEEFLQREFPQAFSHGDISIETADGRTSLLRQRYSDRMLRPGGTVSGPTLMALADFAMYVVLLSAIGPVALAVTTNLNINFLRKGQPGQDVVAVAKLLKLGRRLAVGEVTLLSGTSPDPIAHVTSTYSIPVA
- a CDS encoding TMEM175 family protein; amino-acid sequence: MSSGHFELRRLEALSNTVFGVAMTLLAYQAPREKFAGGDPQWHEIWHVYGAFVSTLLLSFIVAGMFWYSHQQRLAYTTHAGRSEVIGNLFFLLSIILLPVTCGLYGNNYDSPNVTTLYGFNLWLIALFNTALWAMAVAPRGDWLKLATPAFSFVLFSFATLVCLVEPHWPKFIWPLAFLSPVISAWSEKRR
- the rplM gene encoding 50S ribosomal protein L13, with the translated sequence MKTFSAKPAEVTKKWVIIDATGLVVGRLATLVAMRLRGKHLPTYTPHVDCGDNVIIINASKVVLTGRKRDNKVYYHHTGFIGGIKERSAKAILEGRFPERVVEKAIERMIPRGPLGRVQMGNLRVYPGAEHPHEAQQPEKLDIGAMNRKNMRAA
- a CDS encoding SDR family NAD(P)-dependent oxidoreductase is translated as MNERTRFGGKAAVITGGASGIGAATARLLHAEGASVVIGDLDAAAGNALVAELGAERTRFITTDVSDFASVTALIDGAVAAFRRIDVLVNNAGIGSLSSIAALPVEDWKKVLAINLDGVFFGCKAALPVMVAQRAGAIVNTASASGLAGDFGFAAYNAAKAGVINFTRTAAIDHARDGIRVNAVCPGPVDTPILAGVQGIPGLRADWEDRVPIGRFASPAEIAQVIAFLASDAASYVTGVAMPVDGGLTAHTGQPNLPRVMNALAGGVQ